One stretch of Mobula birostris isolate sMobBir1 chromosome 5, sMobBir1.hap1, whole genome shotgun sequence DNA includes these proteins:
- the foxe1 gene encoding forkhead box protein E1, producing MTAESQRPPSEEPCCVWNRNPVEVKVEKEPVAQSPAELRRGRRRKRPLQRDKPPYSYIALIAMAIASSLDRKLTLGGIYRFITERFPFYRENSKKWQNSIRHNLTLNDCFVKVPREPGRPGKGNYWTLDPAADDMFESGSFLRRRKRFKRSDISTYSAYMQEANAFSPVQAGRPYSRPLYANMGINSNYPPALPTYPTAHYPSSPSAFSNSQSRMYNFSNMTEHHSPGAELAHHATSPFLSELSPSYTNIGMSSYHPQTCSGPMLPRNSSGDSYPYTRSNSHLQMDQSACCLANNQAYDTSGRFPIPTSSVSNEPMGPFGIISSGQFASLRQYNSSGQINCPSTFFNHPSYYTKVEGLRPSAESYNKL from the coding sequence ATGACTGCCGAGAGCCAGCGGCCACCGTCGGAAGAGCCGTGCTGTGTGTGGAACAGGAACCCGGTGGAAGTGAAGGTGGAGAAGGAGCCGGTGGCGCAAAGCCCCGCAGAGCTTCGTCGCGGAAGGAGGCGCAAGCGGCCTCTCCAGCGGGACAAACCTCCTTACAGCTACATCGCCCTTATCGCCATGGCGATCGCCAGTTCCCTGGACAGAAAACTCACCTTGGGTGGAATCTACAGGTTCATCACAGAACGCTTCCCCTTCTACCGGGAAAATTCCAAGAAATGGCAGAACTCCATCAGGCACAATCTTACCCTCAATGACTGCTTTGTCAAGGTTCCCCGTGAGCCAGGACGACCTGGGAAGGGAAACTATTGGACACTCGACCCAGCTGCCGATGATATGTTCGAGAGTGGCAGCTTCTTACGAAGGCGTAAGAGATTCAAGAGGTCGGATATCTCTACTTACTCTGCCTACATGCAAGAAGCGAACGCCTTCAGTCCGGTACAAGCAGGCAGACCTTACTCAAGACCGCTATATGCCAACATGGGTATCAACTCCAACTATCCCCCGGCCCTCCCGACATACCCTACTGCCCATTATCCATCCTCACCCTCCGCCTTCAGCAATAGCCAGTCAAGGATGTACAATTTCAGCAACATGACGGAGCACCACAGTCCGGGGGCAGAGCTGGCCCACCACGCCACCAGCCCGTTTCTTTCGGAGTTGAGTCCTAGTTATACCAATATTGGAATGAGTTCCTACCATCCTCAGACCTGCAGCGGACCCATGCTTCCCAGAAATTCTAGCGGCGATTCCTACCCCTACACCAGGTCCAACTCACATCTCCAAATGGATCAGTCTGCTTGTTGTCTCGCCAATAACCAAGCGTATGACACCTCTGGCCGTTTCCCTATCCCTACCTCCTCCGTAAGTAATGAGCCAATGGGCCCCTTTGGAATAATTTCTTCTGGACAGTTCGCATCACTCCGACAATATAACAGCAGCGGGCAGATCAATTGTCCCAGCACTTTCTTTAATCATCCCTCTTACTATACAAAAGTCGAAGGGCTCCGACCTTCCGCTGAAAGCTATAACAAACTTTAG